The Aneurinibacillus uraniidurans genome segment GGAAGACGTAAAGGAAGGATGTTGATTCTGCCACAAGCGGTGCTTACTTTTTTCCCAATCCATGCGGGACACTCGTATCCCACGATCACCACGATGATCGATCCGTTCTCCGCTTTGACTGTCAAGCAGGATCGCTCCCCGCCAATTATGCGAAGAGGCAAGCAGGTCTAATCCGTTCTGAATGGCTGTATCGGAAACAAACAACTGCTTCAGTAAAATGGCTGCCTGCCTTCTTCCTTCCTCAGGTGTGTGTACGTCATATGTCGAAACAGGAAGAGGAGACAGACATTCTACTTCTTTCTGATCTACCTTTTCCATGACGATCGAGATAAAATCTGCTGTACCACGGCTATGACTCATTGCTTTATGGAGCAGTTGGCTTACGAGTGTTTCTACCTCTTCTGCTGTACTCAGCCTCTCCCCTCCTGAAATATGAAGCCCCCCACATTCATGGGCTCCTCCCTGTGCTGCACGCATGCGCAAACTATAAAGAGAAGGGTTTTCCATCGTAACTTTTCCTCCTGTTTACTTAATAAGTAGATATAAATTTTAAAATTAGGAAAATTTTCATCAAAACCGTTTTTGTTAACTTATATTTTTGTTCAGTTAACATTTATATAGATATTTAACCATGATTCCTAATTTAGCGTCAACGAAAAAAGCCAAATTCCTTGGTGTAGTAGGAATTTGGCTTCTTCAAT includes the following:
- the bioW gene encoding 6-carboxyhexanoate--CoA ligase encodes the protein MENPSLYSLRMRAAQGGAHECGGLHISGGERLSTAEEVETLVSQLLHKAMSHSRGTADFISIVMEKVDQKEVECLSPLPVSTYDVHTPEEGRRQAAILLKQLFVSDTAIQNGLDLLASSHNWRGAILLDSQSGERIDHRGDRGIRVSRMDWEKSKHRLWQNQHPSFTSSRIAEAIALATKVARSPYTVAELCWSDDPEYVTGYVGSCELGYCRISHLKRKGELSGGRIFFVKEGTDIESYIEYLERKPVWIG